The following are from one region of the Capsicum annuum cultivar UCD-10X-F1 chromosome 1, UCD10Xv1.1, whole genome shotgun sequence genome:
- the LOC107841444 gene encoding uncharacterized protein LOC107841444, whose product MFSCKMSEKAGNVGWVMRSNNPKVQWWFKILTMGVFLGILIVWGIDGVTVGSFQRDFVLLKANSSSGEFRPSFKDFSFTNISLRPHSVIALQNLNQDFPRKNLAPKVEPQPINLTESQGDATDFSLEMVSDLTPRVVRWISAELEANFSANLLTKWLAPGGEPCRESRTVDVKIPALDGRENIELSTGDIHEFVFHALDASGKPHCLGGDYFETDIAGETWKSRPPIKDLGNGTYQFSLQVHPDFSGDYNLTIILLFRHHEGLKFSPERFAFDKVLRVIPVKFSKSSIDLPEISQCKKSDLIRDVWSGRWTRHAKNDSCSISNDGRYRCQEPNFPCQKPWCDGPLGSLESNGWVYSTHCSFKMFSSEEAWNCLKDRWIFWWGDSNHCDTVRNILNFILDVNDIKDVPRRVDLNISNPRNPSQTIRFTNIFNGHHNQTGNYQGLNSLKDADYRELLKGYFSGHVVPDTIIMNSGLHDGVYWPNIRHFIEGADYAASFWAEVLNGVKQRGVRPPEVIYRTTITTGGYARRLAFNPNKMEAFNGVVLDKFRAYGLVDRIIDDFDMTYPWHYDNRCNDGVHYGRAPAKLKWRDGQIGHQYFVDIMLGHVLVNALCAR is encoded by the coding sequence ATGTTTTCTTGTAAGATGTCTGAGAAAGCTGGAAATGTTGGGTGGGTTATGAGGTCTAACAACCCCAAAGTTCAATGGTGGTTTAAGATACTGACAATGGGTGTTTTTCTTGGAATCTTGATTGTGTGGGGGATTGATGGTGTCACTGTGGGTAGTTTCCAGAGAGATTTTGTTTTGTTGAAGGCGAATAGTAGTTCAGGAGAGTTTAGACCTAGCTTTAAAGATTTCAGCTTTACCAATATTTCTCTTAGACCTCATTCTGTAATTGCTCTCCAGAATTTGAACCAAGATTTTCCACGAAAAAATCTGGCTCCTAAAGTTGAACCTCAACCGATAAATTTGACCGAAAGTCAAGGTGATGCCACTGATTTTAGCCTTGAAATGGTGTCAGATTTGACCCCAAGAGTTGTTAGGTGGATTTCAGCTGAATTAGAGGCAAACTTTTCAGCAAATCTACTTACTAAGTGGTTGGCTCCTGGTGGAGAGCCATGTAGGGAATCAAGAACTGTGGATGTAAAAATCCCTGCTTTGGATGGTCGTGAGAACATTGAGTTGTCAACTGGGGATATTCATGAGTTTGTTTTTCATGCATTGGATGCTTCTGGGAAGCCTCATTGTTTGGGTGGTGATTATTTCGAAACTGATATTGCTGGTGAAACATGGAAGTCTAGGCCGCCAATTAAAGATTTAGGCAATGGTACTTACCAGTTTTCCCTGCAAGTTCATCCTGATTTTTCTGGGGATTATAACCTCACGATTATCTTACTCTTTCGACATCATGAAGGCTTGAAGTTTTCGCCTGAAAGATTTGCATTTGACAAGGTTTTGCGCGTGATCCCAGTCAAATTCTCCAAGTCCTCCATTGATTTACCTGAAATATCTCAGTGCAAGAAGTCAGATCTTATTAGAGATGTTTGGTCTGGTCGATGGACTCgtcatgccaagaatgatagctGTTCAATTAGCAATGATGGGCGATACAGATGCCAAGAACCAAATTTTCCATGCCAAAAACCATGGTGTGATGGTCCACTAGGGTCCTTGGAAAGCAATGGTTGGGTGTATTCAACACATTGTTCATTCAAGATGTTCTCAAGTGAAGAAGCATGGAATTGTTTGAAGGATCGCTGGATTTTCTGGTGGGGCGATTCGAATCACTGTGACACAGTGAGAAACATCCTCAATTTCATTTTAGATGTGAATGATATAAAGGACGTTCCAAGGAGAGTTGATTTGAACATCAGCAACCCAAGGAATCCATCACAAACAATTCGATTTACGAACATTTTCAATGGGCATCATAACCAGACAGGCAATTATCAAGGCTTGAATTCATTGAAAGATGCTGACTATAGAGAACTTTTGAAAGGGTACTTCTCTGGACATGTTGTTCCAGACACTATTATCATGAATTCGGGGTTACATGATGGAGTGTATTGGCCTAATATTAGGCATTTCATTGAAGGCGCCGACTATGCTGCTTCATTCTGGGCTGAGGTACTTAATGGGGTAAAGCAGAGAGGAGTGAGACCGCCTGAAGTCATATATAGGACCACAATAACCACCGGCGGATATGCTAGACGATTAGCATTCAATCCAAATAAAATGGAGGCTTTCAATGGGGTAGTCTTGGATAAGTTTAGGGCATATGGTTTAGTTGATCGCATCATTGATGATTTTGACATGACTTATCCATGGCACTACGACAACCGATGCAACGACGGGGTGCATTATGGCCGTGCTCCGGCCAAGCTGAAGTGGAGGGATGGCCAGATTGGGCACCAATACTTTGTAGACATTATGCTTGGTCACGTGCTGGTCAATGCGTTATGTGCAAGATAG